GTTCGCCCGTTTTCAAAACCCAGGTTCCACATCCATCCATCGGCAAACAAATGGTGCACCGCAGAATCCTCGGCGACAAACGGATAGTCGCTTTGTTTTGCACCTCGCTGATCGAGCCATTCACTAAGCGATCGAACGTTGTCGAAGTGCGAAAATGTCGCCGACGAATGGGTTAGCAATGTTTCGGTTGCGTCTTTTACTTGCAGTTTTCGCAGCAGCAATCGGTTTCCGCCGGTGGCGTCGACAATGAACGACGTTTGGAGCGTTTCGCTGCGGTGGTCCGACGTCAGGCTTAACTGCCAATGGTGATCTGCCACATGGGCAATCGAGTCGACCACTGTGTTCACCCATGTCGACACGCCGCTGGTTCGAGCGACGTCAAGGAAGTAGCGATCCACGTCGGCACGGTACCACTGAGTATCCGCCACCGCACGGGACTCACTTGCCGAAACTAGCAACTCGTTACGATGGTCACCGCTCGCTTTGAAACCGTCCTCGTCGCCTTGCCAGAAATAACTGAAGCCTCGTTTACAGCCACACGCTAGTTCCGGCTTCGATTCACGCCACGAGCCAAAGCGGGTGAGCGGACGCAGTTCGTCCAGCTGGTAACGCTCGACCAAGTGCTCCAACATAAAATCGGCGGCCGGTGTCGAAGATTCACCAATGGCGAAGCGAGGGTGTTCGTCGCGATCGATGATCGAAACTCGCATGCCTTGTTTGGCAAGGATCATCGCTTGCAAGCTGCCAGCGAATCCGGCGCCGAGTACGACAACGTCATATTGGTTGAGGTTCGGTTTGGGCGGCACTGGGTTACTCCGAGCATGCATCACAGGAAACCGGAGGCGTCAGCCGCTGAGTCAAATTCATTTCGGCAAGCCGGGCGATTCTTGAGTCGCGACACACGTTGCATGGAAAAAGTGGTGCGGCATCCCACAGGTCGACAAACACGCGTCCCTTTTGTTTTGCAATCCCCTCTGCGGCAACATGCTCCAGCGAAGCCCCGCTCGGTGGTGAAAAATCACCTCGCTCGGCAAGCGTTTCCATCATTCCGTTACCCGACCGCGTGGGAATCATGACGCAGCAATCGGCGCCCCGGTCAAACGCATAGTCAAGCGAACGAAGTGACCAATCCATTGATTCGGATTCGTCCAAGAATGGCGGTTTCTGCAGTAGAAACACGCGTATGCGAATCCCCTCGTGATGTAGTCGATGTGCGGCCTCGTCAAAATCATCGAGTGTCATCGACTTGTTTAGGCTTGCCAGCACTTCAGGGTGGCAAGTTTCTAATCCAATCGCAACTTCCAATTGCGACGGTTTCAAAAGGTCGCGAAAACGCAGCACGTCATCGCTACAGAAACGTGGGTGATTTTCGACGATG
The sequence above is drawn from the Novipirellula caenicola genome and encodes:
- a CDS encoding NAD(P)/FAD-dependent oxidoreductase: MPPKPNLNQYDVVVLGAGFAGSLQAMILAKQGMRVSIIDRDEHPRFAIGESSTPAADFMLEHLVERYQLDELRPLTRFGSWRESKPELACGCKRGFSYFWQGDEDGFKASGDHRNELLVSASESRAVADTQWYRADVDRYFLDVARTSGVSTWVNTVVDSIAHVADHHWQLSLTSDHRSETLQTSFIVDATGGNRLLLRKLQVKDATETLLTHSSATFSHFDNVRSLSEWLDQRGAKQSDYPFVAEDSAVHHLFADGWMWNLGFENGRTSVGFVFDESQNTHSQPRARQHDLNAVIAERPVLRELLGDARLASFPGRVLQTDRLQRLASVAAGSDWAALPFTAGFIDPLHSTGIAHSISGVQRLSQILLAESGASRHSLLQMYSDALRSELRLIDKLVWGCYVGLRDFRLFTAWSMIYFALATTFEHDFDAFSGKDPSMGFLAADQPRVTQCVSSLTSKLSSLIQQDALKTDHEIDAFIAEIRQSIAPLNRVGLFTPPIPNMYHRTAAK
- a CDS encoding radical SAM protein, which gives rise to MRKPLPHFSSEQIIAARTARNPVDARRAYAALVEPECNANRQVVDVATIFLTNRECPFRCLMCDLWKNTLTSSVKVGDIPHQIRTALQTLPNAREIKLYNSGNFFDRKAIPRQDHAAIAELVRDFDTVIVENHPRFCSDDVLRFRDLLKPSQLEVAIGLETCHPEVLASLNKSMTLDDFDEAAHRLHHEGIRIRVFLLQKPPFLDESESMDWSLRSLDYAFDRGADCCVMIPTRSGNGMMETLAERGDFSPPSGASLEHVAAEGIAKQKGRVFVDLWDAAPLFPCNVCRDSRIARLAEMNLTQRLTPPVSCDACSE